One window of the Montipora foliosa isolate CH-2021 chromosome 4, ASM3666993v2, whole genome shotgun sequence genome contains the following:
- the LOC137999931 gene encoding kappa-type opioid receptor-like, whose amino-acid sequence MDPHHLNTTLSEGNTSQTSDATFGVGSHYSYVEEPQVSRIIRYVIYAVLFVFAMVGNATVCIIPFRHKRMRNCTYFLVTNLAVSDIGTMLCLPYVILEWRYNEWILGEAMCKLVYPSLTMFYLVTTNTLLAIAVHRFLMLVFPFRSKPSKSKAGLVILLTWLVAFFCVLPSFGARTLDFQGRKQSGEIAYRCIEIFPGKTEEEQAYYKNIYDIFQYIINICLPIVIIVLLYLAIAYKLRQMSTAFGSFTSTTTERRESAGTMSSPQSTASGSRFSRKTSLDHYYIRERNQLENRFLRMLAVVVAIFVICYVPYTTFFLVVLPLYPSAYDWRYLLIFYHYIYLLMWFPNALNPICYGALDEHYKKAFKALCCARKKSHSSAGRHAENLIPKNYRWFRTNTTNTMPPIMEHSNSQAAGNLSGSDSRKGTGKKRWKVFSSK is encoded by the coding sequence ATGGACCCTCACCATTTGAACACAACTCTTTCCGAAGGAAATACGAGTCAAACATCCGACGCAACATTTGGGGTCGGTTCTCACTACAGTTATGTTGAAGAGCCGCAAGTTTCAAGGATAATTCGTTATGTCATATACGCTGTACTGTTTGTATTCGCAATGGTAGGCAACGCTACCGTTTGTATTATACCTTTTCGCCACAAACGCATGCGCAATTGCACCTATTTTCTTGTCACGAATCTGGCAGTATCCGACATTGGCACAATGCTATGCTTGCCCTACGTCATCTTGGAATGGAGATATAACGAATGGATATTGGGTGAGGCAATGTGCAAGTTAGTTTATCCAAGCTTGACGATGTTCTATCTTGTTACTACAAATACACTGCTTGCCATCGCTGTTCATCGCTTTTTGATGTTGGTCTTCCCATTTCGCTCCAAACCTAGTAAAAGCAAAGCTGGTCTTGTTATACTACTTACTTGGCTGGTTGCGTTCTTCTGCGTGTTGCCTTCTTTTGGCGCCAGAACGTTGGATTTCCAGGGAAGAAAACAAAGCGGCGAAATAGCATACCGTTGCATAGAAATATTCCCTGGAAAGACAGAAGAAGAGCAAGCTTATTACAAAAACATTTACGACATATTCCAATATATCATTAACATTTGTCTTCCTATTGTCATCATCGTTCTCTTGTACCTCGCAATTGCCTACAAGCTTCGTCAAATGTCGACGGCCTTTGGTTCATTTACTAGTACTACGACTGAAAGAAGGGAGAGTGCAGGAACGATGTCATCGCCTCAAAGCACAGCTTCCGGATCAAGGTTTAGCAGAAAAACCAGCCTTGATCACTATTATATACGGGAACGTAACCAACTTGAGAACAGATTCTTGCGCATGCTTGCGGTCGTCGTGGCTATTTTCGTAATCTGTTACGTCCCTTACACAACCTTCTTCCTCGTAGTTCTTCCACTTTATCCTTCGGCGTATGACTGGAGGTACTTGCTTATATTTTACCATTACATCTATCTGCTTATGTGGTTTCCAAACGCTTTGAATCCAATATGTTATGGTGCTTTGGATGAACATTACAAAAAAGCGTTTAAGGCGTTGTGTTGTGCCAGGAAAAAATCGCACAGCTCCGCCGGTAGACATGCTGAGAACTTGATTCCAAAAAACTATCGTTGGTTCCGAACGAATACAACAAACACAATGCCACCCATAATGGAACACTCTAACTCACAAGCGGCAGGTAACCTCTCAGGTAGCGACAGCAGAAAGGGAACTGGCAAAAAACGATGGAAGGTTTTCAGCTCTAAATAG